In the Terriglobus sp. RCC_193 genome, GTGCCGGGAATACTCCACTCGGAAGCTTGAGCGTGTAGCTCCATTGTCGTTGCAATGTTCGCGTGGCGCATGTCCCTGAATGACTTTTAAATCAGATATGGATGCTGAGAGCATTGAGGCATAAGACCGGAAGGTGTGCCATGCGACCTCTTTCATGATCCTGCACGACGCAATGCTGGCACCGGTTATTGACCCCTTAGCGGTCTCACGCAAGATTTCTGTTGCTGACAGCGTTCATTCGGTTTCGCATCAACGTTGAAGCCTGAGGACAAGTCCTCCGCTGATGCGGAGATTGTTCTGTACGTTAGTACCTGCGTTGGGAAACTGGGTGCGTAGCCAGTCGGCTTGAACGGCACGTACGGCGAAGTGCCTGGAGAGACGAAGATCGACACCTCCACCAGCTTGCAGCGCGAAGCTGATGTAATCAGACAGCGCTCCCTGTGGCGACGGAAAGACGCTGTCAAGCCCATGAGCTTCACCGATTAATCCCTGTCCGAAGAGAGCGATCTTGCCTGATGACGTGGTCCAAGCATAGCGAGGCCCAAACACAGTTGTGATCGTTGTTAAATTGACCCCGCTGGTAATATTGCTGGCTCGGGCACCGGTGACGCTTGCTGTTACGCCAAGGCCTCGCCATACTTCGCCTGAGAGTTCCACTCCTCCACCCTGCTGCCAGAAGCTGCCACCTCTGCTCAGGCTGTTGTTTATCGCGGTGTAGGTCAGCGCCAGATCCACTTCGTGCGAAGAGCCACGAGTGCTACTTGCCGTTTGTCCGCTCAGAACCGAGGTTGTGGTTACAACTCCTGTAAGCAGCAGCATGCAAAATATTCTGTTCATTCTCATCTCTTCTCTTCTGAGCTACTGCAGGTTCAGGATGACGGTGGACACGTGTTGTGCTCCGCCACTGGTGGCTGTCACGGTGATGGTGTAGTCCTGCGGCTGCTGCGCCAGGAAGCCATTCCCACTGCCACATCCACTTAGGCCGACGAGAGTTGCTCCTCCGACGATCACGACTACAAAGAGAAACAGCAACCGCTGCAGACGTTGCGACGAGCGCCGCACGCGGCGTGCACCTGCTAGCGGTAGCAGTAACAGAGCCAGTGACCAAGGTGTATGGTTCTCACTTCTACGAGCCGTTACTGCAGCAGTCTGCACGGTCAGCGTCACCGTCTGTGGGCCGGCGTTCGCAGCGAAGCCGATAGGAGAGAGCGTGCAGGTCGCACCCTGCGGGCAGCCGGAGACAGCCAGCGATACCGCTGCCGGATAGCTATTGTTCCCGCTACTCGGTGCCAGATTGAAGGTGAAGCTGACTGCACTCCCCGGTATCACTGTCTGGCTGGCCGGGCTACCGCTGCCGGAGAAGGTGAAGTCCTGCGGCGCAACCGTTACAACTGTTCCTGCTCCTGCGCTGACGCTTGCAAGGAAGTTGATGTCGCCCACATATCTGGCTGTAAGTGTGTGCGTTACTCCAGGGGCAAGCGTCGTGGTGAATGACGCTGCGCCGTTTGCCAGCGGAACGGTCTGCAATGCTGTGCCGTTATCAAGGATCGTCACTGTCCCTGTTGGTGTGCCGCTGGTCAATGAAGTAACGGTTGCTGTCAGCGTGACGCTCTGGTTGGCAGCGGCAGACACGTTGCTCGTTGTCAGGCTGGTTGCCGTTCCTGCCTGAGTGATGATCAGCGTACCGTTCGTGGCTGACACCGTGTAGTTATTCAGGTTCGGGCCTGAAGCTGCCGGTACGATTGCGTAGCTGCCAACCGGCGTCGTTTGCGTTGCCGATGTACTGAAGCTTTCCATAAAGCTATCGTTGTACTTTGCTCCCGCAATCGAGCCGGTGAACGTTGAGTTCGCGGTGCCGTAGATGCGGCTGGTATTGTTTGCAGAAACAGTCAGTGGCGCCTGCGTAACGAGGAAGGTCGCATGCTGCGCACCTGCCTGGTAGTTGCTGTCTTCAGCTTGGTTCGCCTGCAGTATCACCGCTCCAGCTCCGATGATTGTCACTGTCGAACCGGCGATGGTTGCCGGACCCGACACCACGGAGTACGTGAACGCGCCAGTGGAATTCGACGTTGCACCCACCCCGAACGGAGCGTCGCCATAGGTGTGTGCCGGTACCGCAAAGTTGACCGTTGCAACTGCAGGTGCAACGTTGAAGCTTGTTGTTGCTGTAGCCGCTGCATAATTGCCCGCCGCAGCCTGGCTTGCTTGTAACGTCACCGTTCCTGCACCGATGATTGTCACTGTCGAGCCAGAGATGGTTGCAGGGCCCGACATCACTGAGTAGGTAAACGCGCCGGTGGAGTTCGACGTTGCAGTTACCGAGAAGGGAGCGTCGCCATACGTCTTCGTGCCGACGACGGCAAAACTCAATCTGGGGATGGCAGGTGCAACGTTGAAGCTTGTTGTCGCTGTAGCTGTTGCATAGTTGCCTGCCGCAGCCTGGTCTGCTTTCAGTGCTACCGTTCCTGCACCGGTGATCGTTACTGTGCTGCCTGCTATCGTCGCCGGTCCATTTACTACTGAGTACGTAACCGCGCCATTGGATGCTGACGTTGCACTTACTGGGAAGGGAGCGTCGCCATACGTCTTCGTGCCGACGACGGCAAAACTCAATGTCGGGATGGCAGGCGCAACGTTGAAGCTTGTTGTCGCTGTAGCTGTTGCATAGTTGCCCGCCGTAGCCTGGCTTGCCTGCAGCGTTACCGCACCCGCGCCGGTGATCGTTACTGTGCTGCCTGCTATCGTCGCCGGCCCACTTACTACGGTGTACGTAACCGTGCCATTCGACGCTGACGTTGCACTTACCGCGAACGGAGCGTCGCCATACGTCTTCGCGCCGACCGCGGCAAAGTTCAATGTCGGGATGGCAGGTGCAACGTTGAAGCTCGTTGTCGCTGTACCGGAGAGGTAGAGTGCAGTTGCGGCCATGTCCACCTGCAGCGTCACTGTGCCAGCTCCGGTGATCGTCACGGTGTTACCCGAAATGGTTGCTGGCCCGCTCACTACCGAGTAGGTAAACGCTCCGGTCGAGTTCGAGGTTGCGGTCACCGTAAACGGTGCATCGCCATAGGTATGTTGTGGCACCGTAAAGCTGACCGTCGGCGTGTCGCCCACCACGGTAAGGCTGAAGTTCGCCGTCGCTGTGGCACCGTTCGTGTCCGTCACCGTCACCGTATAGGTTGTCGCTGCGCTCGTCACCGTCGGTGTTCCTGAGACCGTGCCGGTGGCCGTGTTGAAGCTAAGGCCCGCAGGCAGTCCGGGAGAGGCTGTGTAGCTCAGCGGCGCCGTGCCCCCCGATCCGGTCACCGGTGTAAACGGTGTCGCCACATGGTTCGCCGTCAGCGTCGACGACACGACCGCCAGAGTAGCTGTCACAGGCTGGATCGCGGTGCCGCTGAGAGCGATTGTCTGTGTTGCATAGGGAGCAGTAGCGTTGAGATGGTTGTCGGTCAGTATTAGCGAGCCGCTGATGCTTCCTGCTGCGGTGGGAGAGAAGCTGATGGGAAGATCGCAGCTCGTGTTGGCAGCCAGCGTCCCCGGTGCCGACGAGCTGCTGTTCACCAGCGGGCAAGCGGTTCCACTGCTGCTGCTCAGGATGAAGTTCGTCGAGATGCTGGGATTATTTCCTGAAGGACTTGGCGACGGGAAGCTCAGGTCTGCGTTGCCGTTGTTGATCAACGTCACCGTCTTCGGGCTGTCGCTGCTGGTCGTACCGACAGGTGCTGTTGCAAAGCTCAGGCTCGGTGGGTCGGCGATGTCGATCTTTACGATCCGCTGGGTGTCATAATTCGAAAAATAGACATTCCCGTTGCCATCCACCGCTACGCCCCCGGGACTGTTCAGTCCACTCGCGATCGTGCTTTGGGTGTAGGTGCCGCTGGAGAGCGTCTCTTTCAGCACACGATTGTTATTGGGATCGGGGATGTAGACGTTGCCGTTGCCATCCACCGCTACACTCTGGGGATTGTTCAGTCCATTGGCGATTGTGCTTTGGGTGTAGGCGCCGCTGGAGAGCGTCTCTTTCAGCACACGATTGTTATTGGTATCGGCGATGTAGACGTTGCCGTTGCCATCCACCGCTACGCCCCGGGGATTGTTCAGTCCATTGGCGACATCTGATAGCTGGATATATCCGCTGCCACTGGGCGCGTATTTATGGATGGCACTGTTATTGGTATCGGCGATGTAAACTTTTGCGATGTATGCCGGAGCTGTCATCTGTCTTGGCGGGCTCATCTTCGCGGGGATCCGCATGATGAGTGGCCGATTCCAAGACGCCATTCCCGGACTCTTCGGCGCTCTGTTCGGTGCTGGAGTTCTCGGCTGGGGAGCCGGCTGGATCGGCTCACTCACCGGGCAGTCGATGTAGGAGGTGCATCGGTTATGACTCGGCGAGGAGAGCCGCAGGCAATCAATCAGGCGCTGAATCGTCCAAGGGCCAAACTTGGCCTGGACCTCACAGCATGGATGGCGATCGTATTCGTCTGCATTGCGGTTTTCCTCGTTGGGTTTCGTCTCCTGGCGATGATGGCATTTCCCACCCTTGCCGTGGGCGCGTGGCTCATCATTCGCAAACACCCGAAGATGTTCCAGCTCTGGGGCTTGAGCCTCAACCAGAAGAGCTACTATGACCCGCGCAAACACTGAGCAAGCGAAATTCGTCCCGTGGTTCGCCAAGGCAGGCGCCGCGTGCAGCATCGTGCCGATTGCCCGCTTCGTGAACAGTCATACCTTTGCGCTGAAAGGCGGTGGCTATGGATGCCTCTTTGCGCTATCGGGTGTCGATGAAGAGGGCCTGACGGACCAGGAGCTTGAGTCCCAGCTCCGCACGATCGAAGGTGCGTTGCGGGGCATGCCGGAAGGAAGCTGCCTCTATCAGTACACGCGCGTCCGCTCCGGTTTCTCGCTGCCTCGTCAGAAGAGCTACGCAAATCCCGTGACGCAGGTATTCGTTGAAGAACGTCTCCGTTTCTTGGACCAGACGGCGGGCTTTCGCCGTATTGATCTTCATTGGTGCTTGACGCTGGAGCCCTCAAAGGTCAAATGTTTCGAACGGACACCGGAGGAGAATGCCTCTGGCACATCGCGGTTGCTGTCGGAATTGCAGAAAACAGCCACGCTC is a window encoding:
- a CDS encoding Ig-like domain repeat protein, translated to MRIPAKMSPPRQMTAPAYIAKVYIADTNNSAIHKYAPSGSGYIQLSDVANGLNNPRGVAVDGNGNVYIADTNNNRVLKETLSSGAYTQSTIANGLNNPQSVAVDGNGNVYIPDPNNNRVLKETLSSGTYTQSTIASGLNSPGGVAVDGNGNVYFSNYDTQRIVKIDIADPPSLSFATAPVGTTSSDSPKTVTLINNGNADLSFPSPSPSGNNPSISTNFILSSSSGTACPLVNSSSSAPGTLAANTSCDLPISFSPTAAGSISGSLILTDNHLNATAPYATQTIALSGTAIQPVTATLAVVSSTLTANHVATPFTPVTGSGGTAPLSYTASPGLPAGLSFNTATGTVSGTPTVTSAATTYTVTVTDTNGATATANFSLTVVGDTPTVSFTVPQHTYGDAPFTVTATSNSTGAFTYSVVSGPATISGNTVTITGAGTVTLQVDMAATALYLSGTATTSFNVAPAIPTLNFAAVGAKTYGDAPFAVSATSASNGTVTYTVVSGPATIAGSTVTITGAGAVTLQASQATAGNYATATATTSFNVAPAIPTLSFAVVGTKTYGDAPFPVSATSASNGAVTYSVVNGPATIAGSTVTITGAGTVALKADQAAAGNYATATATTSFNVAPAIPRLSFAVVGTKTYGDAPFSVTATSNSTGAFTYSVMSGPATISGSTVTIIGAGTVTLQASQAAAGNYAAATATTSFNVAPAVATVNFAVPAHTYGDAPFGVGATSNSTGAFTYSVVSGPATIAGSTVTIIGAGAVILQANQAEDSNYQAGAQHATFLVTQAPLTVSANNTSRIYGTANSTFTGSIAGAKYNDSFMESFSTSATQTTPVGSYAIVPAASGPNLNNYTVSATNGTLIITQAGTATSLTTSNVSAAANQSVTLTATVTSLTSGTPTGTVTILDNGTALQTVPLANGAASFTTTLAPGVTHTLTARYVGDINFLASVSAGAGTVVTVAPQDFTFSGSGSPASQTVIPGSAVSFTFNLAPSSGNNSYPAAVSLAVSGCPQGATCTLSPIGFAANAGPQTVTLTVQTAAVTARRSENHTPWSLALLLLPLAGARRVRRSSQRLQRLLFLFVVVIVGGATLVGLSGCGSGNGFLAQQPQDYTITVTATSGGAQHVSTVILNLQ
- a CDS encoding VirB3 family type IV secretion system protein, with the protein product MTRRGEPQAINQALNRPRAKLGLDLTAWMAIVFVCIAVFLVGFRLLAMMAFPTLAVGAWLIIRKHPKMFQLWGLSLNQKSYYDPRKH